One Primulina eburnea isolate SZY01 chromosome 4, ASM2296580v1, whole genome shotgun sequence genomic window, CTGCATGGCAGTGGAACACTTATTTAACTTTCGAGTATTACAATTACAAAAACTGGAATGACCAACATGCTTAAACTAAGGTTGTCAAGATTCTTTGCTTACTCacaacagtttttttttttaacaagttAACAGCACAAGAGAACCGTAAACATACATTGAACAACTTTGCACCAGAAAAATTGCACAATCAATTTGTATCTCATCAGATATTAATTTGCTTAAAATGATTAACCAGTGGAATCGAAAGATGGTTCACCAATGCTTGCAGGCTTTCAAAACAAAGGTATACCGATTTGGAGTCTGAAATCAATGATTATGTGCAATCAGCCTCACCTCAAGGAAAAACAGCTTTATCTTAAGAATGGTGATTATGATGATGATTTATGTCAGCTTGTATCTGCTTTAATTTGACCACAAATCAAGCATCCACAAAGAATTCCATTAAAACAAGCTCAATTATTGATCTGATTGATGTAGtaaaaataaaccaaaaaaTAAGAATGAGACTAAAAGACTAGGAATGTTAAGTACATTCGACTTCAAAAAATTTGAGGTAATGTGTAAAAAgcttttctaaataaatataataatggcCAATTTGAGTATAGTTAATAATATCCACACAAGTAGCAAGAATAAAGGTTAGTCATACTATTTAGGTAATATCACAAAGTTCCAATGCTTAGCCGTCAACCGTTAGCTAAACAAACAGAACAGATGGCAGATATAAACGATAAAACCGGTAATGTTAGAGGAAGAGTAGTATAGGCAAGACCAAGTCATGAAACAGCTGGGGAAACGCTAACAGCCCAGGAAAGAAACCCAGATTACAATTTTACTAAAAAAAGATCCAAGACCCAAATCAGGGGAGCACATAGTTAGTTATGCTACACATACGCCTCTtgtcatttttcattttatttgtcaCTTCAACAAAGTTCAATACATTGCAATTCTCTTTTTATTTGCAATGTGTGTGATCAAGACTCAAGAGTTGAATTATTTAAGGTTTTTCCTTGTGATTGAGAGTTTATATATCAGTGGTCATATACGGCACCACTTCCAGAGCTTAAAAAGTGAAAACATTTTCAATTCAGTAAAAGATCATTCACCAAGTATTTCCACTTTAATTTTTTCCAGCTGGACTTACAGCTAGGCCATCTGCTTTTCCAAAATTGTCTTGATTGTGTGGATCCACATTTTCGAAAACTACAGGATGACAGTTATTTAAAGTAGAACCATCCAAATGATGCTCGATCAGCTGCAGAAGAAACAAAGTTTCCGATAAATTGGCATCAGATCTTCTAAATTTCTAGCTTCATAAACTCATTGGAATAACACACCACCACTTACAAAAGCAGAATTTATGGTAACAATTCCATGTAGGTTTAGCAGAACTTCAATTTTGATCTTTGCTTTCTCTGAGTGAGAGACTTTGTCAGGTGCAATCTGAAACTGAAGGAAAATTATGCAAAAAAGAATAAGATATATTGctgaaataaatttaaataggCTAAGAAAACGAAGAACTTCAGTCTTGCGTAGAATTATGATAAGATGGAAACAGTATCACGAAAAGGGAATTCACAGCGGTTTTGCAAAGTTTTCAGCTAATTTGGAATTCAATGACCAGCCAACATTTTAAACGGTTTTTCAAGTATTTCCTTGCCTGCACGTACAGCATTTAGGATGTTTCAAATCAATGACTAGTAGAAGAGGCAAGATTCTCATAATATGCACAAGAAAGCTAAAATTCCTTTCCTATCACTGTTTAATCTTTCATTTATGATTGGTACAGGTCAACCATTCGAAGTCCCAAACATTGTGTACAAGaacaagttttaaaagtttagcATAAGTGAATAAATTTAGCACCGCTGCAATCCACTAATACAGTTTTAAGAAGATAAAAAATAGTGCATGGGAATATATCAAACTTGAAGAAGTTTATACATATGCAAGATGTGCTTGTACATTTTTTTATCTTTCCACATAAATTCATGGCATAAATGTTAGGAAAAATCATCTAATGGTTCAACTGTGGAGAATAAAGGTTACATTTCCCACTTTCAACTTTCAAGGGAAAGTAGCATTCTAGGAGCAGAAGCAGACAATGATTAACAAACATTAGGAATATTTAATTCAGATATAGTCATGGAGTATATTAGATTCTTCAGTCAAATACATAATTTGATAAATCAATCGTCAGAATTCTATTTGCTTCGTTGAGGAAAATATTACTGCTCAAATAATAATTCAATGCTCTAGAACTTTTTTCTAATCAAGCTATCAAGTCAGTAATAGATCCTTCTCTCTTACTTGCAGTTCAAAGGCCCTAAATTGATGGAGGTGGCTTAAAAACCTTCAAAGTTCTTCATTTCACAGAGGTGTGGAATATGACACTTGCGCACATTACCTCTCAAAAGACAAATTACCAGCAGCATGAGTTTACCTAGCCGAAACAACAGAAACCTCAAGCAGCCCACATGCTGATAATTTAATACGCAAAAACATTAAGCCATACTTGACACAGCTTAATAACATATATACCTTAAAAGAACTGATTCTGGTGGTTACGCCAGGAGGTAGTTCTTCCTGATTTGTATATAATGCTTCTATGTCAAATACATCATTTCTGTGCAAAGTAAACATCTTTGTACTGGGAAAAGGATTTCTCCTGGGAAACAATGCTTTTTTCGTCGATTTGCAGAATAGTCTTTCATTAGATGCCAATCCAATCGAGAATGGGAAGCAATCTTCCACCTGAAAATGTAATGTGCCAATCTTTATTGTGCTGTCAAAACATGGGAAAAGTGGTATAGAAATTATGCTGAACATGTTCTGCTCTATCTGAACTCTTGACTAAAGGGCCATAAAGCGAGCCACTATCCGGAAAGGAAATCAGGCCTACATACCACTCTATCAAGTGAGAGTTTTTTCTGCTCATTGCGTTCAAAAAATTCATTGCAAGGTTAAAAAAGCAGGTACTTTAAGACAATGGTTGGATGTGACGACATGCATACCCTTATCATGTACCTCGATATTTTTTATCATGTTTAGAAGAAAACTTATTCCAATATTTACTTATTAGATGTGATCTTCGGTCAACCAACAGGCTCTTATTAAGAACAAGTGACTACAAGTCCTTTAAAGACGTGAATAAAAAGCAGGAATGCATAAAAGGAAATGATTCAATTTAGCAGAAAATATACCTCATACTCTCTCGCACGGAATGTGGAGCTAAGCATCGCGCATTGCACGGCACAGCCAAGAGCCACACATTCACTGGCATTTATTGTTCGGCGAGCCTCCTTTCTGAAAAGTGAattcaatatttttgtaatgGCAGGTATTCGAGAACCTGATCCAACAACTTCAACAGTATGAACCATTTCCACAGTCAGACCAGAATCAAGTAAAGCCTTGTGGCAGGTAATCTTAATCCTTTCCAGTAAATCAGATGATAGCTTCTCAAAATCATCTCTCGTAATGTATCCCCTTACATCTTTCTCTTCCATCAAGCATTCGACATTCAGTGGTGCCTCGGGGTTAGCACTTAACACTTTCTTCAGTTTCTCACATGCCGCTCTCAACCTCATAGAAGCCCGGGCATTAGCATATACATCAATATTGTCCTGTTCCCAGAACTGAGTAGCGAAATATCTAAACAGAATCTCATCAAAGTCTCTTCCTCCTAAGTTATCATCAAAAGCATGTGATAGCACCTTCATAACCCCAGGCGAAAATGATACGGCAGCAACTTGTGTATCGCTATGACCAACATCAATGAAAACAACATTTGTTATCCTATTGCTCTGAAAGTCAGTCTTATATATACCATAGCCCAGCGCAGTAGCGGTGCAGTCATGGATCAACCTTAACGATGTCAACCCGGCAATTTCTGCAGCACGCAAATATGCACGCCTCTGCAAATCTGTGAAGTAGCTTGGTATACCAATCACACATTCGGTAATGTGTGTCTCAAGATTCTTTTCTGTAACCTGCTTTAAATGAGCAAGGAACATTGCTAATATCTGAATTGGTGTGAAACTTTGTATTTCATTCATGTATTGCAAGTGAATCAAAATTCCACCATCGGGGCCCTCAGATGCCTTGAAAGGAAACAATCTCAAGTCATTTTGCACGGTGGATTCACTAAATTTTCGGCCAATCAATCTCTTGATTTGATAAATGGTTGATTTTGGGTGCATGGTTGCGGAGGCAGCTCCAGCAGAGCCCAGAAACCTCTGCTTTTCACCAAATGAAACCACTGTTGGAGTTTCCCTTTTCGACTCATCATTCAGCAACACATCAATCCGGCGTTGCTTAGCAGCTGCTATCACACTGTTCTCGTTTCCAATGTCAAACCCCACCGCACTCATCTGAAGCTGAAAGCCCGATCACAGAATCCTCAAATTTCAAGTAAACACGCAAAATTCTATTCCATTTAAACGAGCTCTCAAACCCATATTTACGAATAAATCAAACATATCCAAACGAAAACGCACTATTATTTGCATGAGATTGCCTAAACACGACGAACTCTGATTTTTTCAGAAAATCGAAAATTGCAAACAAAAAATCGAAAAGACCAAAAAATTGACTTCGCATAAAAATCAAAGCATTACATAAACTGCGCTAGTAACAGATACGAGACGCACGATCTAACCCAACTTCATAAGTGAATCGCAACGAG contains:
- the LOC140829037 gene encoding heat shock 70 kDa protein 16-like isoform X2, with product MSAVGFDIGNENSVIAAAKQRRIDVLLNDESKRETPTVVSFGEKQRFLGSAGAASATMHPKSTIYQIKRLIGRKFSESTVQNDLRLFPFKASEGPDGGILIHLQYMNEIQSFTPIQILAMFLAHLKQVTEKNLETHITECVIGIPSYFTDLQRRAYLRAAEIAGLTSLRLIHDCTATALGYGIYKTDFQSNRITNVVFIDVGHSDTQVAAVSFSPGVMKVLSHAFDDNLGGRDFDEILFRYFATQFWEQDNIDVYANARASMRLRAACEKLKKVLSANPEAPLNVECLMEEKDVRGYITRDDFEKLSSDLLERIKITCHKALLDSGLTVEMVHTVEVVGSGSRIPAITKILNSLFRKEARRTINASECVALGCAVQCAMLSSTFRAREYEVEDCFPFSIGLASNERLFCKSTKKALFPRRNPFPSTKMFTLHRNDVFDIEALYTNQEELPPGVTTRISSFKIAPDKVSHSEKAKIKIEVLLNLHGIVTINSAFLIEHHLDGSTLNNCHPVVFENVDPHNQDNFGKADGLADHATQMLKVTNRHNLFIVENVYGGLMLGELSQAQQKEFQLTQQDTIMERTKDMKNTLESYVYETRNKLLNKFRSFATDSEKEEISSKLQQTEEWLYDGGDDESEYVYTRELEDLKKMVNPIENRYNDEEARALASRGLSNCIVECRDAIDSLPSGERDAEKDAVWAECCKAHQWLREKTQQQASLPKSADPILWSSHITEKTEALTEMCKQLIPPRPSFSNQEDVKESETRGQKDDDMDVD
- the LOC140829037 gene encoding heat shock 70 kDa protein 16-like isoform X1, which gives rise to MSAVGFDIGNENSVIAAAKQRRIDVLLNDESKRETPTVVSFGEKQRFLGSAGAASATMHPKSTIYQIKRLIGRKFSESTVQNDLRLFPFKASEGPDGGILIHLQYMNEIQSFTPIQILAMFLAHLKQVTEKNLETHITECVIGIPSYFTDLQRRAYLRAAEIAGLTSLRLIHDCTATALGYGIYKTDFQSNRITNVVFIDVGHSDTQVAAVSFSPGVMKVLSHAFDDNLGGRDFDEILFRYFATQFWEQDNIDVYANARASMRLRAACEKLKKVLSANPEAPLNVECLMEEKDVRGYITRDDFEKLSSDLLERIKITCHKALLDSGLTVEMVHTVEVVGSGSRIPAITKILNSLFRKEARRTINASECVALGCAVQCAMLSSTFRAREYEVEDCFPFSIGLASNERLFCKSTKKALFPRRNPFPSTKMFTLHRNDVFDIEALYTNQEELPPGVTTRISSFKFQIAPDKVSHSEKAKIKIEVLLNLHGIVTINSAFLIEHHLDGSTLNNCHPVVFENVDPHNQDNFGKADGLADHATQMLKVTNRHNLFIVENVYGGLMLGELSQAQQKEFQLTQQDTIMERTKDMKNTLESYVYETRNKLLNKFRSFATDSEKEEISSKLQQTEEWLYDGGDDESEYVYTRELEDLKKMVNPIENRYNDEEARALASRGLSNCIVECRDAIDSLPSGERDAEKDAVWAECCKAHQWLREKTQQQASLPKSADPILWSSHITEKTEALTEMCKQLIPPRPSFSNQEDVKESETRGQKDDDMDVD
- the LOC140829037 gene encoding heat shock 70 kDa protein 16-like isoform X4, whose translation is MSAVGFDIGNENSVIAAAKQRRIDVLLNDESKRETPTVVSFGEKQRFLGSAGAASATMHPKSTIYQIKRLIGRKFSESTVQNDLRLFPFKASEGPDGGILIHLQYMNEIQSFTPIQILAMFLAHLKQVTEKNLETHITECVIGIPSYFTDLQRRAYLRAAEIAGLTSLRLIHDCTATALGYGIYKTDFQSNRITNVVFIDVGHSDTQVAAVSFSPGVMKVLSHAFDDNLGGRDFDEILFRYFATQFWEQDNIDVYANARASMRLRAACEKLKKVLSANPEAPLNVECLMEEKDVRGYITRDDFEKLSSDLLERIKITCHKALLDSGLTVEMVHTVEVVGSGSRIPAITKILNSLFRKEARRTINASECVALGCAVQCAMLSSTFRAREYEVEDCFPFSIGLASNERLFCKSTKKALFPRRNPFPSTKMFTLHRNDVFDIEALYTNQEELPPGVTTRISSFKIAPDKVSHSEKAKIKIEVLLNLHGIVTINSAFDHATQMLKVTNRHNLFIVENVYGGLMLGELSQAQQKEFQLTQQDTIMERTKDMKNTLESYVYETRNKLLNKFRSFATDSEKEEISSKLQQTEEWLYDGGDDESEYVYTRELEDLKKMVNPIENRYNDEEARALASRGLSNCIVECRDAIDSLPSGERDAEKDAVWAECCKAHQWLREKTQQQASLPKSADPILWSSHITEKTEALTEMCKQLIPPRPSFSNQEDVKESETRGQKDDDMDVD
- the LOC140829037 gene encoding heat shock 70 kDa protein 16-like isoform X3; this translates as MSAVGFDIGNENSVIAAAKQRRIDVLLNDESKRETPTVVSFGEKQRFLGSAGAASATMHPKSTIYQIKRLIGRKFSESTVQNDLRLFPFKASEGPDGGILIHLQYMNEIQSFTPIQILAMFLAHLKQVTEKNLETHITECVIGIPSYFTDLQRRAYLRAAEIAGLTSLRLIHDCTATALGYGIYKTDFQSNRITNVVFIDVGHSDTQVAAVSFSPGVMKVLSHAFDDNLGGRDFDEILFRYFATQFWEQDNIDVYANARASMRLRAACEKLKKVLSANPEAPLNVECLMEEKDVRGYITRDDFEKLSSDLLERIKITCHKALLDSGLTVEMVHTVEVVGSGSRIPAITKILNSLFRKEARRTINASECVALGCAVQCAMLSSTFRAREYEVEDCFPFSIGLASNERLFCKSTKKALFPRRNPFPSTKMFTLHRNDVFDIEALYTNQEELPPGVTTRISSFKFQIAPDKVSHSEKAKIKIEVLLNLHGIVTINSAFDHATQMLKVTNRHNLFIVENVYGGLMLGELSQAQQKEFQLTQQDTIMERTKDMKNTLESYVYETRNKLLNKFRSFATDSEKEEISSKLQQTEEWLYDGGDDESEYVYTRELEDLKKMVNPIENRYNDEEARALASRGLSNCIVECRDAIDSLPSGERDAEKDAVWAECCKAHQWLREKTQQQASLPKSADPILWSSHITEKTEALTEMCKQLIPPRPSFSNQEDVKESETRGQKDDDMDVD